AAAATTTAAAATTTCCTTTAAACTGAGATAGTTTATTAAATAAATTCAGTTCCTTCATTTTCAGCACTACATCATCAAAAGAGTATCCATTATAAAAGAAATAGTTCATATTTCCAAAAATAGCTCTGGGAATCCTATTATGTATTATTTCATCAGCTAGATTATCATATCCTCTATTTTTATAATAATCTACAATATTATCAAGTGTTTCAACAAAATTGAATCTTTTAAACTCTGCAGTTGAAGTAGCTGAGCCTTCATGCTGCAAATAGAAATAAGTTGCTTCACTGCAAACTCCAACAGTTTTTCCATGAATTAAAGCTTTAAGTGCAAATTCTGTGTCTTCCCCATAGATTACATCAGTGCTGAACTTAATGTTATTCTCTTTAATTAAGTTGGAAGGATAAATTAATTGACAAAAACTAAAAGGAAAAGTCATATTAAGTTCTAATTTAATTAACTCTTCACAGGACATTTCATTAGCTAATGTATAATCTTCAGTTAGGTGTTCTCCTTTTGAATTTACCTTAAACATCTTAGTTAATGCAAAATCATGGTTTTTAACAGCATTATAAAGGCAGTTGATATGATTTGGAGAAATATAATCATCATCATCTACAAAAATGAAATATTCGCCCCTGGCAACTTCCATTCCAGTATTACGTGCTGCACTTACCCCTTTATTTCTTTGATAAACCAATTTATAAGCTACTGGAGATTTTGATAAGATTTCCTGTGCTTTTTCAAGACCATCATCATCAGATCCATCATCAACAATTATTATCTCATAATCTTGAAAGTTTTGATTAATTAAAGATATAATTGTTTTTTCAATATGCGCTGAAGCATTAAAAAGAGGCACAATAACACTAACTTTAATATCCATAGTTATTCCTCCAATATAAAATCAACAATCCTTTTTGAAGAGTTTCCATCCAGGTAATCAAATTGCATTTTTAAAAATGAATTATGCTTTTCAGTATTATAACTTCCTTCTTTAATTAATTTAATTAGCTCATCATCAGTTTTAACAATATCTCCCGGAACATTACTTTCAAAATCATAGTAAAATCCACGGTCTTTAGTTAAATATCTATCATAATCATAAGTGAAAAATATAATTGGCTTATTCAATAATGCAAATTCAATCATAATAGATGAATAATCAGTTATTAATAAATCAGAGATTAACATTAATTCCTGTTCATTTTTATAGCCACTTACATCAATAAAATCAGCTTTTGTGTCAATATCTCCTTTAAAAAATTGATTGATTTTTGGATGTAATCTTAAAGCAAGAACATATTCCTCTGAAAGATCATTGTTAAATTTTTCCAAATTCAAATAGTTGAAAACATTATTATCCTCTTCATTATCCCTAAATGTAGGAGCATATAAGAGGATTTTCTTATTTTTAGCTATAGGATATCTCTCATCAAAATTCTCTCTCAACTTTTTGATGTCTTTATCTTCAAAGTAATAGTCAGTTCTTGGAATTCCAAAAGATTTTATTTTATTTTCATCTATTCTAAAAGCATCCCTGTAAAAGCCCTTAATATTTTCAGAGGTGATGAATAGATAATCTGTTTTCTTGCTTGCTTTAGCTATAACAGCTATTTCTTCTTTATTATCACTTGAAGAAGCTGCAAATTTTTTAAAAGCACCAGGGGCATGCCAAAGCTGGAAAATTTTAGAATCCTTATTAAAATTCATAAATGCAATAGCTAAAAAATTATCATTTAGGAAAATATACTTTGATTTGGCAAGTTTTTTTATATTGGAAATAGATAAGCTATTTTTATTGAAAAAAACAAAATCAAAATCTCCTCTTTTAGAAAATTCTCTTTTAATATATTGAAAATTTCCCTTAAAGGAATTTTTATCATCTACAACAAATGCTATTTGATTATCATTAACCTTAGACTTTGAAAAAAGATTAAAAATAAATCCAAATATTTTGTGTTTAAAGTACATATACAATCTTAAAACTCTATATTTTGACGTTCTTCTTCAGTTGCATGTTCAGCTGCTTCAACATAAGCTTTACAAACATCTTTAGCATTACCATCCATGATTAATTTGCCTTTATCTAACCAGATAACCCTATTACAAATAGTTTCAATCGTTCTTACAGAGTGAGATACAAGTAAAACAGTTGTTCCAGACCTCATCATTGACCTAATTTTATCATAACTTTTTTTCTGGAATTTCACATCCCCTACAGATAAGACTTCATCTAAAATCAATATTTCAGGATCAACAATAGTTGCAACTGAAAAACCTAATTTAGCTATCATACCAGAGGAATAATTCTTAATAGGTAACTCAATAAACTCTTCAAGCTCTGAGAATTCTACGATTTCATCATATTTACTTTGTAAAAATTCTTTGGAATATCCCAAAATAGCCCCATTTAAAAATATATTCTCCCTACCATTATAGTTATGATCAAAACCAGCTCCTAATTCTAAAAGAGGTGCTACTTTACCTTCAATTTCAATTTCGCCTTCAGTAGGTTTTAAAACACCTGACAATACTTTAAGCAATGTACTTTTACCTGCTCCATTAAATCCTATTAAACCGACTCTTTCACCTTTATTAATAGTAAATGAAACATTTTTTAAAGCTTTAAATTTTTCTTTAGATTTAATTTCCCTTTTAAGCCATTTAATAACATATTCCTTAAGATTGTCGATTTTTTCTTGAGCCTTTTCAAATTCCATTGAAACATTATTAACTTCAATAGCTGTTTCTTGATTTAAAAGTTGATATTCTTCATCGTCTTCAAGTTCAACAGACCATTTTAAAAGGACATCCTCATATTCATTGATTCCACAATCATATCCTTCAGGATGCACTTCTACATAGAATTTATCTCCACTTCCAAAAACATCATGATAACAATTTAAAAGTTTAATACCTTCGGACTTACATCTAAATATTAATCTTAATCTGTTCATTCCTTTTTTCTTTGAACCAATATTCCAGACATATTCATTAGGGTTACTTGTATTTAAGGAATCTTGAGGTTTTTTATTTTTTAAAAGATATTTATCTGGATTGAAATAATATTTAACTAATTCCAATCCATCTGGAACATCAATATAAATTTTCTGTCTTTTTTCAGAACCTACAGTATCCCTAAATAAAATAGAATAAGTAAATTCCTCTCCCACTGCTTTTTGTAAAGGATTGTCCTCTGTAGGATAATAAGAGTTAATCTCATTATTCATTATATATTGTTGGTCTACATAGTCAATTGTGACCCTAACAAAGTCAAAAAATAAAGTTCCATCATTAGGACTTGTATTTTTAGGAAATGATATTTTAACACCGAATTTTTCA
This region of Methanobrevibacter woesei genomic DNA includes:
- a CDS encoding glycosyltransferase family 2 protein; this translates as MDIKVSVIVPLFNASAHIEKTIISLINQNFQDYEIIIVDDGSDDDGLEKAQEILSKSPVAYKLVYQRNKGVSAARNTGMEVARGEYFIFVDDDDYISPNHINCLYNAVKNHDFALTKMFKVNSKGEHLTEDYTLANEMSCEELIKLELNMTFPFSFCQLIYPSNLIKENNIKFSTDVIYGEDTEFALKALIHGKTVGVCSEATYFYLQHEGSATSTAEFKRFNFVETLDNIVDYYKNRGYDNLADEIIHNRIPRAIFGNMNYFFYNGYSFDDVVLKMKELNLFNKLSQFKGNFKFSLKIKLFLLNPKIYYKMWMKFKKSI
- a CDS encoding CDP-glycerol glycerophosphotransferase family protein, coding for MYFKHKIFGFIFNLFSKSKVNDNQIAFVVDDKNSFKGNFQYIKREFSKRGDFDFVFFNKNSLSISNIKKLAKSKYIFLNDNFLAIAFMNFNKDSKIFQLWHAPGAFKKFAASSSDNKEEIAVIAKASKKTDYLFITSENIKGFYRDAFRIDENKIKSFGIPRTDYYFEDKDIKKLRENFDERYPIAKNKKILLYAPTFRDNEEDNNVFNYLNLEKFNNDLSEEYVLALRLHPKINQFFKGDIDTKADFIDVSGYKNEQELMLISDLLITDYSSIMIEFALLNKPIIFFTYDYDRYLTKDRGFYYDFESNVPGDIVKTDDELIKLIKEGSYNTEKHNSFLKMQFDYLDGNSSKRIVDFILEE
- a CDS encoding ABC transporter ATP-binding protein, with translation MRYPKNFNQVQVNNSSRWQDLDNLAIDDWESLAYCNIKSDDAPSSIVVTNFNFNIPKGSKINTIDIRFNFHKNLAHDNIDIQAPTVDLIGLKGKFSSKSNFEAFNKPVESAVFFAGSGISADDLNSEKFGVKISFPKNTSPNDGTLFFDFVRVTIDYVDQQYIMNNEINSYYPTEDNPLQKAVGEEFTYSILFRDTVGSEKRQKIYIDVPDGLELVKYYFNPDKYLLKNKKPQDSLNTSNPNEYVWNIGSKKKGMNRLRLIFRCKSEGIKLLNCYHDVFGSGDKFYVEVHPEGYDCGINEYEDVLLKWSVELEDDEEYQLLNQETAIEVNNVSMEFEKAQEKIDNLKEYVIKWLKREIKSKEKFKALKNVSFTINKGERVGLIGFNGAGKSTLLKVLSGVLKPTEGEIEIEGKVAPLLELGAGFDHNYNGRENIFLNGAILGYSKEFLQSKYDEIVEFSELEEFIELPIKNYSSGMIAKLGFSVATIVDPEILILDEVLSVGDVKFQKKSYDKIRSMMRSGTTVLLVSHSVRTIETICNRVIWLDKGKLIMDGNAKDVCKAYVEAAEHATEEERQNIEF